One Actinospica robiniae DSM 44927 genomic region harbors:
- a CDS encoding SAM hydrolase/SAM-dependent halogenase family protein has translation MSASARSWIGFLSDYGLSDCHVGICHGVIAATAPAARVIDLCHEVPPGDLRSGSALLAQAAPYLPAGVLLAVVDPATGPGAGTRRRALAVIAGKSVLVGPDNGLLLPAARALGGASAAHQIVSKTHVRHPISATFRGRDLFAPVAAHIAAGLSPAALGPEVPVDALVRLPEPVSRLTAHRLEGEVLSVDRWGTVQTTLGAGLFEEAGLRVGDTLTVHCRTGEVKVPFGRSHADVRPGESVGYLDSAGLFALARHTNSAALELGLQPGDSVAVRLPATMDISR, from the coding sequence GTGAGCGCCTCTGCCAGGTCCTGGATCGGGTTCCTCTCCGACTACGGCCTGAGCGACTGCCACGTCGGGATCTGTCACGGCGTCATCGCCGCGACGGCGCCCGCGGCCCGGGTGATCGACCTGTGCCACGAGGTGCCGCCGGGGGATCTGCGCAGCGGGAGCGCGCTGCTGGCCCAGGCCGCGCCGTACCTGCCGGCCGGGGTGCTGCTCGCCGTGGTCGATCCGGCGACCGGGCCGGGCGCGGGCACCCGGCGGCGGGCCCTCGCCGTGATCGCGGGCAAGAGCGTGCTGGTCGGTCCGGACAACGGACTGCTGCTGCCGGCCGCGCGGGCGCTGGGTGGGGCGAGCGCGGCGCACCAGATCGTCTCGAAGACGCACGTGCGCCACCCGATCTCCGCGACCTTCCGCGGCCGGGACCTGTTCGCGCCGGTGGCGGCGCACATCGCGGCCGGGCTCTCCCCCGCCGCGCTCGGACCGGAGGTCCCGGTGGACGCGCTGGTGCGGCTGCCCGAGCCGGTCTCGCGGCTGACGGCGCATCGGCTGGAGGGCGAGGTGCTCTCGGTGGACCGGTGGGGGACGGTTCAGACCACGCTCGGCGCGGGGCTCTTCGAGGAGGCCGGCCTGCGCGTCGGCGACACGCTGACGGTGCACTGCCGGACCGGCGAGGTGAAGGTGCCGTTCGGCCGCAGCCACGCCGACGTCCGGCCGGGCGAGTCCGTGGGCTACCTGGACTCGGCCGGGCTGTTCGCGCTGGCCCGGCACACGAACTCGGCGGCGCTCGAGCTCGGACTGCAGCCGGGGGACTCGGTGGCGGTCCGGCTGCCCGCGACCATGGACATCTCCCGGTGA
- a CDS encoding shikimate dehydrogenase, producing MTPTARRAAVLGSPIAHSLSPVLHRAAYARLGLADWSYGRREVDEAGLAAFVEGLDGSWAGLSLTMPLKRAVIPLLDGISGTARAVNAVNTLVFEADGTRHGENTDVPGLAAALRERGVHEVAAAAVLGGGATAGSSLAALAGLVRGPIALYARTPAKVAEFAALAEHFKLTLDPRPWSRAGEAAEHELVVNTTPAGVADELAERLPEQVGTLFDVIYHPWPTPLAAAWERRGGVVLGGRDLLLHQAVTQVELMTGVRGRGGEILEAMRAALAARDDA from the coding sequence ATGACGCCGACCGCCCGCCGGGCCGCCGTGCTCGGCTCGCCGATCGCGCACTCGCTCTCGCCGGTGCTCCACCGCGCGGCCTACGCCCGGCTGGGCCTGGCCGACTGGAGCTACGGCCGCCGCGAGGTGGACGAGGCGGGCCTGGCGGCCTTCGTCGAGGGCCTCGACGGCAGCTGGGCCGGCCTGTCGCTGACCATGCCGCTCAAGCGCGCGGTGATCCCGCTGCTCGACGGGATCAGCGGCACCGCCCGCGCGGTCAACGCCGTCAATACCCTGGTATTCGAGGCCGATGGCACCCGGCACGGCGAGAACACCGACGTGCCGGGTCTGGCCGCGGCGCTGCGCGAGCGCGGAGTGCACGAGGTCGCGGCGGCGGCCGTCCTCGGCGGCGGCGCGACGGCCGGATCCAGCCTGGCCGCGCTGGCCGGGCTGGTGCGCGGCCCGATCGCGCTCTACGCGCGCACCCCGGCCAAGGTGGCCGAGTTCGCCGCGCTCGCCGAGCACTTCAAGCTGACCCTCGATCCGCGCCCGTGGAGCCGGGCCGGCGAGGCGGCCGAGCACGAACTCGTCGTCAACACCACCCCGGCGGGGGTGGCCGACGAGCTCGCCGAGCGACTGCCCGAGCAGGTCGGCACGCTCTTCGACGTGATCTACCACCCGTGGCCGACGCCGCTGGCCGCCGCCTGGGAACGGCGCGGCGGCGTCGTGCTCGGCGGCCGCGACCTGCTGCTGCACCAGGCGGTGACCCAGGTGGAGCTGATGACGGGCGTGCGCGGCCGGGGCGGGGAGATCCTCGAGGCGATGCGCGCGGCCCTGGCCGCCCGGGACGACGCCTGA
- a CDS encoding DUF6882 domain-containing protein, which produces MTDEREAATGGAVEAPARMRVAEVFDGRGPNGGVLIKRPPVGEDEFEALSRYLTTAPVALATTKTAPDEMSPDAGMAVPRAYHTDGYWIWPAAVGYYLSQYRLPPQPDLVAHIRARGYEVGAVAEPVRQAAAAQMLEELAAARRRQRAVPAQAPAPEPQPEPEPEPEPEPDAVPEAVAQQASAPAPSLWLPEQAAETPAEQALEAPAEEPVPDALRVLSFSRELTEAGNRHAAWVLEQIEEFLAFMPVDEWSVDHERRLYRQAGREFAVDALGRLTEDGRWRWAWAEPEAWSADPRITERVRAVCEAAGEVGIAELAAPVLDLSANDDAEDPETAAEMLAWTVMGLAGARAYIGHSQGERGRIYYLAFDEAIPAARPELGEVPRFLTQGVVKFEEGATECVLGYVEHHGWDWSRSADGIEVSAAGLGSFTAEVSGDGALTGISLH; this is translated from the coding sequence GTGACTGACGAGCGAGAGGCGGCTACCGGCGGCGCGGTCGAGGCGCCGGCCCGGATGCGGGTGGCCGAGGTCTTCGACGGGCGCGGGCCGAACGGCGGCGTGCTGATCAAGCGGCCGCCGGTGGGCGAGGACGAGTTCGAGGCGCTCTCCCGGTATCTGACGACGGCTCCGGTGGCGCTGGCCACGACGAAGACCGCGCCGGACGAGATGTCGCCGGACGCGGGCATGGCGGTTCCGCGGGCGTATCACACGGACGGGTACTGGATCTGGCCCGCGGCGGTCGGCTACTACCTGAGCCAGTACCGGCTGCCGCCGCAACCGGACCTGGTCGCGCATATCAGGGCTCGCGGTTACGAGGTGGGCGCGGTGGCCGAGCCGGTGCGGCAGGCCGCGGCGGCGCAGATGCTCGAGGAACTCGCGGCGGCGCGACGGCGGCAGCGGGCGGTGCCGGCCCAGGCGCCCGCGCCGGAGCCGCAGCCCGAGCCCGAACCCGAACCCGAACCCGAACCTGACGCAGTGCCGGAAGCCGTGGCGCAGCAGGCGTCCGCGCCCGCGCCCTCGCTCTGGCTGCCCGAGCAAGCCGCGGAAACCCCCGCCGAGCAGGCCCTCGAAGCCCCCGCCGAAGAGCCCGTGCCGGACGCGCTCCGGGTGCTCTCCTTCAGCCGTGAGCTGACCGAGGCCGGCAACCGGCACGCGGCCTGGGTGCTCGAGCAGATCGAGGAGTTCCTGGCGTTCATGCCGGTGGACGAGTGGAGCGTGGACCACGAGCGGCGGCTCTACCGGCAGGCCGGGCGGGAGTTCGCGGTGGACGCGCTCGGGCGGCTGACCGAGGACGGGCGCTGGCGCTGGGCGTGGGCCGAACCCGAGGCGTGGTCGGCGGATCCGCGGATCACCGAGCGGGTGCGCGCGGTGTGCGAGGCGGCCGGCGAGGTCGGGATCGCGGAGCTCGCGGCGCCGGTGCTCGACCTGTCCGCGAACGACGACGCCGAGGATCCGGAGACCGCCGCCGAGATGCTGGCCTGGACCGTGATGGGGCTGGCCGGGGCGCGCGCGTACATCGGGCACAGCCAGGGCGAGCGCGGGCGGATCTACTACCTGGCCTTCGACGAGGCGATCCCCGCGGCCAGGCCGGAGCTCGGCGAGGTGCCGCGGTTCCTGACCCAGGGCGTGGTCAAGTTCGAGGAGGGCGCGACCGAGTGCGTGCTCGGCTACGTCGAGCACCACGGCTGGGACTGGAGCCGCAGCGCCGACGGGATCGAGGTCAGCGCGGCCGGACTGGGCTCGTTCACGGCCGAGGTGTCCGGCGACGGCGCGCTCACCGGCATCTCACTGCACTGA